The window CGATACCCATGTTTGAAGAATGGCTACCGCAATATCCAGGTCTGAAACACCACCTCCTTCACGAAGCACCTTTGGTGGTCGTCCGCGACGACCAGAACGAAATACCTCGCAACAAATTCCGAATAACAAATTTCCATAACGGCGCTCACCATCCGTAACTAATGTAATGTCCCTTGTTTGCTCAACAACATTCCTAAGAATCTGTATTGCATAGAAAAACAGTGCGCGATCCTTTTTTCCACACCCTAATGCCCAAATAAAACGACTAGCACGCTCCATCAGCATAATCGTCCAGCCTTCGCTCTCTTCCACCGGAACGTTCTTATTTACTTTTGTGTATAGTTCATCTCCCTCAATCACCTGGGAAATAAACTGATGCACCAGTGCATAGATCATCAAAGTTCCTTTTAAATCAGAAAGTTTTCTCTCCCATTCTAATAACGTATTTTTTGCTATTCCAAAAAGTCGGCAGGCAGCGTTAAAGCCAATTCCCTCACTTCGCGCCTGGAGTACCTTTGCAATCAGGCTTATGGGTTTTTTTATATTCTCCATAAATGTTCCTTTTGTTTCTGAAAAAACATTCCGACAGCTATTGCATTCATAAAGATTTCTGCTGCCGTTGCTGGATGTATTATAAGTTTTGGAGATACGGCAGTCTTCAGAATTGCAATGAAGGCAGCGGATTGTGGTCAACATTAAGAGCTTCTTCAAATTATCAGGAAATGGGATGATTTTAGCTTAAGATAGAATAGTGTATAATTTTCAATCGATTATAGCAAGAATCAAAATAGACCAGTGCCGATGATGAGATCCACATGACCCGATCTCAGGAATTCCACCAAAGGTTGCCCATCCCGGCGTAGCAATTCATCTACCGCCACAGTTATACACTCCACGCGATGTTCCCTGAGCACAATGGCTGTCTCTGGAGTCGCGTATACGACTAATCCCTTGCGTCGTAATAATTCAATTTCATTGACTATCCGAGCACGCTCGGATTCCTGTTCCACCGAAACCAAGACCCCCTTCTTAGGAATCTTGAAACCGGTTGCAAGTTGGGCCGCAAGTAGAGCCTCCTCGACATCCGCACCAAAACAGGCGACCTCACCCGTGGATGACATTTCCACCCCCAGCCGTGGATCCGCCCCCTTAATTCGAGCAAAAGAGAATTGGGGACTCTTGACCACCACATAACTCATCTCTAACAGACTCCTAGGCTGCTTTTCACTCAACCCAACCCCACGTAGCATCAACGCTGTCGCCTCACGAATGAAATTAACCCCAAGCGCCTTGGAAATATAAGGAAAGGTACGTGAGGCGCGCAGGTTGCATTCGATAACCTTGACCTGATTTTTCCGGCACAACATCTGCCCATTAAACGGACCAGTGATCTTCAGGGCCTTAGCCAATCGTCCGCCAATCAAACGAATCTTTTTCATGGCCTCAATCGTCAAACGTTGCGGTGGTAAGACTAAGGTGGCATCCCCCGAATGTACACCGGCGTTCTCGATATGCTCCGCGAGAGAATAGAGGTGGATCTCTCCGTTACAGGCAACCGCATCAAATTCAACCTCCCGTGAGGCCTCCTCGAATTTTGAAATAATCACCGGATGTTCGGTAGAGATCTCAACGGCCTTGCCCAAAAAGGAACGCAGTTCCTCCATACTGTAAGCCACATGCATTGCCGCACCGGAAAGGACATACGAAGGCCGCACCAGCACCGGGAACCCTCCCATCTGACGCACTTTCTTTTCTAAATCACCGCTAGAGTCGGCTTCAACCCAGAGTGGTTGCTCCACCCCGAGGCGGTCGAGCAGTAGAGAAAACTTATTGCGATCCTCAGCGTTATCGATAGATTCTGGCGCCGTACCAAAAATATGGATCCCAACCTTGTGTAATTTAAGCGCCAAGTTATTGGGCGTCTGCCCACCAGCGGATACCAACAAACCAATCGGACGATAGAAATCGTTAAGTTCGATCACCGTTTCTAGGGTGATCTCGTCAAATACTAATTGCTCACAGATATCGAAGTCAGTAGACACCGTCTCCGGATTACTGTTGAGCATAATCACCTCGTAACCTAATTCTTGGGCCGCCTTGACTGCACTCACCGTACACCAATCAAATTCGACACTCGAACCAATTCGGTAACATCCCGATCCCAGCACCAAGATCTTGGGGCGTTCACTCGGCGAGACATCGCTTCGCTGTGCCCCATAGGTAAAATATAAGAAATTTGTCTCCGCCGGATATTCTGCGGCCAGCGTATCGATCTGAGACAAATACGGTCGCACTCCAATACGATGGCGGTGCTCACGTACACTATCCTCAGATTCACCAGAAAGTCGACCTAAAGCATGATCGGAAAAACCAGCCTTCTTGAGTTGCCGCATATGCAGGTCATCGAGGTTGCAGAGTCGATGCGTACGCGTTGCCTGCTCCAGAGTGACGATACGTACAATTTCATAGAGAAAAAACCGATCAATCCGGGTGAGTTCATGGACCTCGTCTACCGTCATTAGATTTCGTAGGGCATAGGCCACCGCGAAAATCCGCCGCGGCGTGGGTATTGTCAGAGCTGTATAGAGGTCGTTGAAATTAAATGCGTCGGGATCCAGGCCATCTACCCCAATCTCCAACATCCGCAACGCCTTCTGAACAGCCTCAGCAAAAGAACGGCCGATCGACATAACCTCGCCCACGCTCTTCATCTCACTACCAATATTTTGTCCGGCACCATCGAATTTGTCTAGGTCCCAACGCGGGATCTTACACACGATATAATCCATCGCTGGCTCAAAGAAAGCCGTGGTAACTTTGGTAATGCCGTTAGGAATCTCGGTGAGGTCGTAACCTAAGGCAATCTTGGTCGCTACGTAGGCCAAAGGATATCCAGTTGCCTTAGAAGCCAATGCCGAAGAACGCGACAACCGAGCATTAACTTCGATCACCCGATACTCTCGCGATTGCGGGTCCAGTGCGTATTGAATATTACACTCACCAACCACCCCTAAATGGCGAATTGTCTTAATCGCGATATCGCGTAACATCTGATGCTCATAATCATCCAGAGTCTGCGAGGGCGCCACGACAATTGATTCACCCGTGTGAATCCCCATAGGGTCGAAATTCTCCATATTGCATACTGTGATGCAGTTATCGTGATTATCACGTACCACCTCATACTCAATTTCCTTCCAGCCCTTGAGACACTCCTCAACCAGAATCTGCGACACCGAGGAAAAAACCATCTCGGCAAGCTGCTGACACTCGCGTTCGTTGTAGACAATGGCCGAACCCTTGCCCCCAAGAGAAAACCCAGACCGCATCATCGTCGGAAAACCAATAAAATGCGCCGCCTCGATAGCCTCCTTTACAGAATAGACAGCCTTGCTACGAGCTGTCTTGACACCAATCTCCGACAACTTGCCAGCAAATAAATGGCGGTCCTCCGTCATGCGAATAGTCTCGACTGGCGTACCCAACACTCGCACCCCATATTCAGCAAATACCCCGCTCTCCTCCAGATATAGACCACAATTTAATGCCGTCTGGCCTCCGAAACTCAATAACACCGCATCCACCTTTTCCTTGGCAATGACCTTCTCCACAAAATACGGTTCTACCGGAAGAAAATAGGTCTTGTCGGCCAAACCACTGTCGGTTTGAATGGTAGCAATGTTAGAGTTGATTAGAACGGTTTCAATGGATTCCTCTCGTAATGCCTTGAGGGCTTGTGAACCGGAATAGTCAAACTCACCGGCTTGGCCAATACGCAGGGCGCCAGAACCTAAGAGAATAACTCTATTGGGTTTGATAACCTTCTTGTTGCTTGATACGTTCATAACGATTTCCATCCTTAAATTGTCTTACCCATCTCGACCTGTGTTACCAACTACCCATTGAATGGCAGTGTCGAATTCGCATCAATTTCACGTCGTTCAAATGGTGTGGACCTCTGGTAACCGATCGATCTCCATACTCGGCTTGGTGACATGCTTCAATCGTCTTACGACGTTGATATATTCATCGAATAGGAATGCCGCATCGTGCGGACCGGGGCAAGCCTCGGGATGAAACTGCACTGAGAAGATGGGCTTATGAATATGTCGAATCCCTTCATTAGTTTGATCGTTGATATTGACAAACCATGGATTCCAGCCCTCTTGAAGTGATTGGGTGTGCACCACATAACCGTGATTCTGGCTAGAGATATAACAACGCCCTGTCGACAAATCACGCACCGGCTGGTTGATCGAACGGTGACCATATTTCATCTTTACCGTTTTGGCCCCAGAGGCCAATGCCAATAACTGATTACCTAGACAAATACCAAAGATTGGCATGTCGCTATTTAACAGATGCCGAATCTGTTCGATGAGCGACAGGGCATCCATCGGATCCCCAGGTCCATTCGGAAAAAACACCCCGTCTACCTCTGGCAGGAACTTCTCCCAATCACTATTCCAGGGAGTTCGAATCACTGACGCCTGGCGATTAATTAGGGATCGCACGATATTCTCCTTACCCCCAGTATCAACCATCAGAATTTTAGTATCCCAGCTACCGTAACGTAACGTAATCTTAGGTGCGACGATCTTTAAATAGTCAGCAGGCGCTAGCATCGTGACATTGGTAGCCTTCATCTCGTCATCGATTAAAAGTTTGCCATTGCTGGTACCAAACTCTCGTAGATAACGCGTTAAACTGCGCGTATCCACACCACAGACCGCAGGTATCCCTTGGGATTTGCACCACTCTCCCAACGAGCGTTGCTGAGTGTAGTGACTAGGATTCTCACTGTAATGGGCAACCACTAACCCCGTAATTTGGATACGCTCGGATTCAAACGGACCATTCGGAACCCCATAATTTCCTACCAAGGGATAGGCCACCACCAAGATCTGCCCGCAATAGGACGGATCAGTCAGAGTTTCAACGTAACCAGTCATGGCAGTGTTGAACACCACCTCACCAGCAACATTGGCCTCAGCCCCGAAGGATTCTCCCTCGAAAGTCGTCCGGTCACGGAAGATTAGCTTCATTGTTTTCTTGCTCACTAATATCCTCCTAACATCTTCTGCAGATTTTCCGACTTCTTTCCGCATAACTGTCTGCCCCCCTCCCGTTGGGAGAAAGTGAACAATCACAAAAAGGAATGAAAAGCATTGGCCTCCCCGTTTCATCAGGGAGGACACTCTAATGTGTTAACTACGGGATAATTCTGGCGAATAGGTCTTACGCCAATGAAGTGTACCAACTAGAGGAAATAATTGAACGATAAAAATAAGGAAGATTGCACTACTATCTCTTGACCTATACCAGCATGTGGTTGTTAGGGAATCGCCGGAGTCAACACTGACGATTAATCCCCTGGACCATTCAGCCCCCCCTACCATCTTGGCACCAAGAGCGTGGCGAAACGCTCGAATTCCCAGGGGAGCGAACGCTTACCATCCCCTTTCTCCCCCCGTTACTCAGACACGCTGTATGGAAAAACTTCTCAGATATTCATCGGGCCGGAAAGGGTCGAATTCCTTACCCATGATGATGTGCTTTTTGTAGGTCTCAGAATGCACCGGATAGTTCAATTCCTTCATCATCCGCCCACAGTCCGCCGCCAAAAATACCTCTTCGGCGATTTTCTTATAGTCCACATTAGTCTTAATATATCCCCAACGCTTCATTTGGGTGAGGATCCAGACGGCCATCGAATGCCAAGGAAAGGGATCATAGTCAACCCGATTTGGAATATTGTGTTCGCCACCCAATCCATCAGGGAATCTACCGATCAAGACCTGCTCCAATAATTCCGGTGGTTGATCCAGATACTTTTTTCCAGAGATCGCCGTAGCAATATCTTTGCGATTAGCTGCCCTAGATGAAAATGCCGTGGCATCCACAATGGCATTGAGCAGTGCACCATAGGTATTAGGATTCTGCTCGGTAAACTCCTTACTACATGCAAAAGCACAACAGGGGTGCCCGTCAAACAACTCCTTGGTCAGCACATGTAGAAATCCAACCTTGTCGTAGACCGCCCGCTGGTTAAACGGGTCCGGTGATAAATACCCATCGATCTCACCAGCCGCCATAGTTTCCACCATCTTGGGAGGCGGTACCACTTTAATCTCGATATCCTTATCTGGGTCGAGACCGTATTCCGCTACGTAATAACGCAGCAAAAAGTTATGCATGGAGTACTCAAAGGGCACACCAAACTTGAAACCAACCCATTCCTTTGGATTCCGTTTGTCCTTATGTTTAATGTGCAGAGTAATGGCTTGGCCGTTGATATTCTCAATAGCAGGCATAACAAACGGGGTCGCTTTTTCTACGCCAAGCCCCAGCGTAATTGCCAATGGCATAGGAGTTAACATATGCGATGCGTCATACTCCTTGGATAACGAGCGATCACGCGCCATCACCCAACCAGGGGTCTTGACGATCTCAACATTCAACCCATATTTAGAATAGAACCCCATGGGGCGCGCCATGATAATAGGAGTAGCGCAGGTGATAGGGACAAATCCGATCTTCAAATTGATTTTCTCGGGGGGTCCCAGGCTTTCCTTAAGCGCGGCCTTGGCCTGATCAAGGGGAAATATCGTAGAAAAAATTCCTGCGGCTATCGTGCTACCAGCGAGGCCCATGAAACTGCGCCGACTCATTTCGTCTTGCCCAAACACCGCCCGCACTACCGCACTATCAATGGCGCGGTCGAAGATCTCCTCGTGAGTGGTGGGAGTTTTCTGCGTTGCCGGCGAATCATCATGCTCATGGCTTTGCGCACAAGCAATATCTGGGATACGAGCCACATCCTTACCTCTTGCCCGTCGGCCAAAAACCTCATCCGCTCGGAGATCGATACGTCGACTCTTGCGTATTCCGTCCAAAGCCTGCCCTTGCCGATACTCAAAATTGCAGCTCTCACAGCCACACGTATCCCCATGCCTCAGATCGATATCCGGGCTAAATGGATCACCAAGACTTCTGTACGACATAGACCCCCCATCTTTAGTAATTATGTAATCATTCACCTCACCACTCTTGGGAGAAGAGCGAATCATTACGTGATTATTGGGAAACAACCTCGCCACCAAAGTTAAAAATGCCATGGATAGCTTGGTCGATGATTCATGTCCCTGTATCCTAGATTCCAACAGTTCCTGCCAGAATAACGACCTAGCGAGTTATAGATAACAACTTGGGTTACCACTACTACACCTGAAAACGTTCAACCAAACTCTTCAACTGAACCGCAAGCCCGTTAAGTCGACGGCTGGCCTCTTCGGTTTGCGTAGCGCCTTGCACCGTCTGGATTGCTGCGGTATTGATCGAAATAATATTGCGGTTCATTTCATCGGCCACCACGGTCTGTTCTTCCGCAGTACTGGCGATCTGGAGGTTCATATCGCGGATCGAAGCAACGGATCGAATAATCGCCTCCAGAGCATTTCCAGCCAGCGCCGCCTGTTGGACACTACCTTCGACACGCTTATTTCCGCCTTCCATTACCTGCACAGCACGATTCGCACTTCCCTGAATACGTTCGATGATATATTGAATTTCTTTGGTCGAGAGTTGAGTACGCTGAGCCAACGTACGAACCTCATCCGCGACAACCGCAAAACCACGTCCCGCTTCTCCAGCACGGGCAGCCTCGATGGCCGCATTCAGGGCCAGGAGATTAGTTTGATTGGCGATGGCACCAATGACATCCAATACCTTGCCGATGGATTCACTCTCGATCTTAAGTTCCTGAATTACGCTACTAACTTTATCTACCTCCGCTGCCAAAGCGTTGATGGATTCCACTACGGCGCTAACCACCTTGCGCCCCTCATCTGCGGCACGGTCCGATTGTCCGGCCGCTAGCACGGCAATCCCGGTATTGCGCGCTACCTCTAGGGCACTGGCCGCCATTTCAGTCATGGCAGTAACGACTTTGTCGGTTTCATACCGCTGCTGCTGCATTCCCTGGCTGCTTTCCCGTGCCACCAGGGACAATTCTTCAGAAAAGGCCGTTAATTGCTGGATAGAGTCGATTATTTCTGAGATCACATCTTTGAGGCCAGCGACCATTACCACCATAGCGGCATACACTCCAGTGTTATTACTCGGCTGAAGTTCTACAGTCAGATCTCCGTCGGCAATGCGTTTGGCAATACGCTCCATTTCAGCCGGCTCACCACCGAGTGGGCGTTTAATCGCTCGAGTAAGAAACACCGCGAGGAGAACACCCAACAACATCGTGCTCACAGACAGCCAGAGCAACTCCGTTAGCGCCACACCCTCATTGGATTTCTTTACTCGATCACCAATCGCATCTTGATGAGAGAGCATTACATTGCGCATTTTACCCGCCGTTTCCATCATATCCGGCGCGAGTCGATCCAAGCCATTTTTCGTTAATCGATCACGTTGTTCAATAAGATCACGAATCTCCTTGATGCCTCCCTGATATAGTCGCCAGTGATTCTGGAATTTTTCGAACAGTTGTTCTTGTTGGGGGTCGCTGATATTCGATTCCAAATAGGCTGCATGTCTACCAAAGCGCTCACCCATTTCTTCCATGGCTTTATTGGCCTCTTCACGGCTGCTGCTTTTCAGAAACTTAGCCATAAACAACCGCCCACGTGCCAATGCCCCAGCAAGCCGTGCATCATAATTAAGCACCTCGACATTACGTTGTTTGAAGGCTAACTCAAGAATCTCCGCTAGAGTTGCCTCCATACCTTCTGCGTTTGGATTCAATAATTCAGAATGGACCTCATCTATTTTTCCGCCCAGGGTAACCAATTGTTGGAAGCTATTATCATATTCCACGGCAACAGATCCGATCTTCTCGGCCTGATTAACCAGATCAGATTTCTGCAATAAATGCGGGGCGTTCGCGATCAAATCAAACAATTGACGCTTACTATGTTGCACACTTTCAATATTGCCCGTATCAGGATGGGTTAGATAGTTCGCCACGCCAACCTGGGTCATCAGCAATGTTGGTTGTAATTGATTGACGAAATTCGTATCGTTTACCACCCCCTGGTAATCATTAAAGCCTTCTACAGAACTCTTCAGGGAGATATACGACGATACCGAGGTAAAGAGCAGCAGTGACAATATCGTTACGAAACTAAGACCAATCTGCATCCCCAGCTTCATTTCGGAAAACATCCATCGTTTCCCAGTAGATGCCGATTGGTATCCACCGGCCTCCTCGCAGAAGGTCTGTCGATATGACTCACTAGAATCAGCACTTGCACCCGTGGGCGGAAGAAATTCAAATTCACGTGCCATACAAATTCTCGATATATGGGAATAACACTAGAAATCTGACAAACATCAAGGATCTAGATGGCTACCATTCAAATTATCTCTAGCAAACTGTTGAACCGTCATTCAGGCAGAAACTGACGGAATCCAGAACACGCGAATGTGATCCGTCGGCCACACCCTCTATAATCTCTGGATTTCGACAATCCCCGCCGGAATGACGATTCAACAATTTTCCAAGTGGAAATTCTGATTAACTAACCCAAGTTGCTACCTAGCGCGCTTTTCTCCCCTCTCCCTCCGGGAGAGGGGCTTTTTCGTTTCTCACTGCATAGGTAGCAACTTGGGTTAACTACAATGAATGATTCCACAGGCTAACGATCACTACCCTATACGCCACAACGCCTATGGTTTGACGATATGCCAAACATCTCGGAAACCATCCCCGGACTTTTCGCCAGCTTTCTTGTCTTTGGAATAGAGATAGAGTGCTTTCCCCCTGAACGCCCACTGCATCTTTCCATCATCACGCATGATAATGGTGTAGTCACCGCTGGCTTGATCGCCTGACTGTGCCAAAAACGGCGGCCAGTTCATTGCGCATGATCCATTACATACGCTTTTGCCATCTTCGTCATTGTCGAATACATATAAGGTCATACCATCCATATTTGCCAACATGTCATCAAGAACCTTGGCGGGGCCGGCAAAAACAGCAGTGCTCAAGCCAAACAACAGTACCGCAGAAACGAAATGCGCATTCGTGGTAATATTTCTCATGACAACCTCTTATGGGAATAAGTATTCTTATAACGTCGCTCTTCCCCCAATAGTGGAAGGCGAATAGAAATGAAATACAATTAATCTAATCAGCAAGGTGAATTAGTAATTTCTTGATCGCCCTGCCTCTCATCCTCTCTGATAGGGAGAAAGATCGAATGGTTACCAACACCAAGCCATCCGTAGCATCTGAATTCCGGTATCCATGCAAGTCACGTAGCCTCGGCATGCTTGCTGAATTTCGAGCGCGGGTCTCGAACTCGTAGATCAATTCGTTTCCCGACACCTTCAAAGATAAAATTTTCCCCATAGATCGTTTTTAGGATCCAACCATTGGCACGCAAATATCCAATACTCCGATCCAAAAGTGCCGCCTCATCGATATGCAACGCAGGAAGCCTGAGACGCAGTCTCTTGGCATTTTCTCTTTCTAGTCGCCAGATGCTTGCTTCACGCAAAGTTTCGATCGAGACAACCGATGTAGTTAGGGTTAGGCATTCGATACGTGCCCTAACCGAATATCCTCCAATGGCGTCACCGCAAGAAGGACCAGACGTAATGTCATAAACACCCCCAATACCAAAATTTTCTGCCGATCCAAACGTACGTTCTGCAGTCACCAACGAATCATCGGCACCATTAAAACCACCATCACGTTCTACCCCAGTAATGCGAATATCGAGCTGTGGGGTCAGCGCATCAATAGGAACTATAATTTCCTGATTGATGGGGTAGGCAATATTCAAAGTATCGTCAATAGCATCATCAGGAAAGGCATAGGAAGCCACCAAGCCATTGACATCAAATTGTAGAGTCCAATCTCCGTTGCCATTATCACCATCGTCAGAAACGGTTAATGAAACGAAGCTCACCCTGATTTTGTCACACACTGATTTGGGTGGAGGGTGCACACGACAAGACTCTTGACATACCGCAAGGTTGGGATAAGCCCCATTCTGGTCAGGAACGCATTGCCCATCATTGATACAACTGTATCGAATAGTCGGCGCTAACGGTGAATCACATCCTCCAGCAAAACCACATTGAACAACCACTGGTTTACAGCCACAACTACAATTATGTTCAGACATCATCGTACTCTTTTTGAATACGGAGAACATGGCGTCTCCGTAACGCCAAAACATAAGCAACTATGCCATTGCTACCTCGCTACGGTAGCCATATCAATGACAACAGTAAGATCTAATACCCCTCGGACTTACCAATCGGACTAAGTTAGCCTGCGTTGATTTTTGATCACCCTCCCCCCTCCGTAGTAAAGGGAAGGGAAGTAAGCGGCACGGCCCATCTTGAAATTATTCACCACCGTGCAATCTATAGATATCAATTACCTGAAGAGCATCCTCTCTCTGCCAATTAGAGAAAATCCTTTACCCCCCATTCCGCAGGAGGGGTTTTTGGGAAAGGGCGATCAAAAATCAACGCAAGCCTATATTTCAGCCTTACTGGCAACCCTAGTCAGGCATGACTCCTCATCATTCTGGCAGGGAATATCGGAATCCAGGGGCCATGGGGGGTTGGCCAACAAATCACATCCCTGTTCCCTGAACTCCGACACCCCCTGCCAGAATGACGACCCAACCACTTGTCTAACATTTAGAAATCTTGATCCATTGAACCAATCAACCTGAGAACGCGATCGATAAAACTGCCTCCACACCACATCGGACTCAGACGTAATACATCAGGAACACTATCCACCAACGCGTCAAAAGATACGTCGTATCTATTCTTCAGAAAATCGATCGCGCCCATGCCTACCTAGAATAATGAACCAAAACATACCCGGAATCATATCTAGCACAGAGAACCATGAAAATACACAAATCAATCCATTTTTAGTACCATAAAACCAGTAATGACCCCACCCATCACCTTGCTGGATGCAACTATTTGGCTTCCTATTAGACAGATACTAAAGACAGTGGCAATACGTAAATCGACCTATTTTTGATACCATAAAACCAGTATTTCTCTATGTGTCGGATAAATTTCCTAGCAGATAAAAAGATTTACTAGAACTTGGCGTTTCAAAAGCGGGGTAACCGTAATCAACAAGTTATGCTGACTACTCAGCTTCTGTAACTCATTGTTATTAGGGCAAGACTGTACAACCGCATCGCGAAACCCTAAAGTCTAGGAAAATTTAGGTAATCACAATCGCGTGGGCACAGTAGTGTGCTCGGCAGGTTGTCCTCCATCTCCAGTTAGAAAAAGGAATAGCCACGAGAGATAGCCGGGGGAGCGATGAATAGGATCAACAGGAACAAATGAGGCGTAACCATTCAATTTTCCTAAAAAGAACGAGTATCCCGTTGGCCTTCGTGCGACTAGAATGACAACGTTCCTCAAGGACATTGAAACGATTACGATAAAGCGAGGCGGTTAGTTGAATGCGACTAGACGTAACTATTCACTCCCGCCCTTGGCTATGGAGGGGGAATAGTTACCACCAGAAAGAATCGGGCTGTATCCGTGATGCAAGACCTGGAGATACAGACTTACTATCTACCTAACCAAAACTGCCACCGCTCTATCATTCTGGCAAGGAATGCCGGAATGATAGAGCGGTGGCAGTTTTGGTTATTCAAGTGGCGCGCAGAATGTGGCATCAACCACACCATATTGTCAATCTACTTCATCCCTGCCCGAACGCAACGTAAAATCCAATACTCGTAACGTCCTTCCAATACCTCGAAAACTGGCTTTAAGGTATAACGTAAATCCGAGGGCATCGCTCGAAAAGCGGCCTCGATGACAAACAATTCGCTTGGGTCCAAATGAACCACGTCGCTAACAGCCAACTCACCACTTTCGATGGCCTGTTCCAAATGTCCATAGATGGTGCCGATCTTGAGATTTCGCCGGCTAGC of the Gammaproteobacteria bacterium genome contains:
- a CDS encoding hypothetical protein (Evidence 5 : Unknown function), whose translation is MFSVFKKSTMMSEHNCSCGCKPVVVQCGFAGGCDSPLAPTIRYSCINDGQCVPDQNGAYPNLAVCQESCRVHPPPKSVCDKIRVSFVSLTVSDDGDNGNGDWTLQFDVNGLVASYAFPDDAIDDTLNIAYPINQEIIVPIDALTPQLDIRITGVERDGGFNGADDSLVTAERTFGSAENFGIGGVYDITSGPSCGDAIGGYSVRARIECLTLTTSVVSIETLREASIWRLERENAKRLRLRLPALHIDEAALLDRSIGYLRANGWILKTIYGENFIFEGVGKRIDLRVRDPRSKFSKHAEAT
- a CDS encoding hypothetical protein (Evidence 5 : Unknown function) is translated as MGAIDFLKNRYDVSFDALVDSVPDVLRLSPMWCGGSFIDRVLRLIGSMDQDF